One Lysinibacillus fusiformis genomic window carries:
- a CDS encoding DUF5412 family protein: MKKWVIVIVIIFIIGIPIYDFLNVELDELSVGKFLSEYPSPNNDYTAKAYLIDEGGATVRAAIRVEIDFENEIKTIYWNYDESTVNIKWLDDETIEINNHKLNIFYDTYHWKKDSNWEGNRNN; this comes from the coding sequence ATGAAGAAATGGGTTATTGTAATAGTGATCATTTTTATTATTGGGATACCTATTTATGACTTTCTCAATGTTGAGTTAGATGAATTATCTGTAGGGAAATTTTTATCAGAGTATCCATCACCAAATAATGATTATACTGCTAAAGCCTATTTAATAGACGAAGGTGGGGCTACGGTAAGAGCGGCAATAAGGGTAGAAATTGATTTTGAAAATGAAATAAAAACAATTTATTGGAATTATGATGAGAGTACAGTAAATATAAAATGGTTAGATGACGAAACAATTGAAATTAATAACCATAAATTAAACATTTTTTACGATACTTATCATTGGAAAAAGGACTCCAACTGGGAAGGAAATAGGAATAATTAA
- a CDS encoding DUF3221 domain-containing protein, with protein MKKLVFLCIVMLFSAGCGTTVKDKSTVLNTATIEGYITAAASGRYLVVSNEPIHLNESQPQFVNALWVSTKEVFEVDDYVKVWASTILTSYPGQTSADMIEVIPKNFNSSLSTKEVIAGVAENLEHTPIITNVHYESKKKVWTLQYQVYTGSGDALVGMVIQDQQPIALEQPIYEQPPYIALAINKEEKLPLYVQRYEWSFIDLTTGEEKNIEHETPLSNIQASFDEAVTLRKPDKVKLIADGLDILHSEIVFLDEQMNEVVKIINEDGTYPSGTYYMQAKVQFEQGTAVYVDTVRFK; from the coding sequence TTGAAAAAACTGGTATTCTTATGTATAGTTATGCTCTTTTCAGCTGGATGTGGTACGACAGTAAAAGACAAAAGTACAGTGTTAAATACGGCAACGATTGAAGGATATATAACTGCAGCGGCATCCGGCAGATACCTAGTAGTCAGCAATGAGCCGATTCATTTAAATGAATCGCAACCCCAGTTTGTGAATGCATTATGGGTATCGACAAAAGAAGTTTTTGAAGTTGATGATTATGTAAAGGTATGGGCAAGTACAATTCTAACGTCTTACCCTGGTCAAACAAGTGCAGATATGATTGAAGTTATACCAAAAAACTTTAATAGCTCTCTTTCCACAAAAGAGGTCATTGCCGGTGTAGCGGAAAATTTAGAACATACTCCAATTATTACGAATGTGCATTATGAAAGCAAAAAGAAAGTATGGACATTACAATATCAAGTGTATACAGGAAGTGGTGATGCGCTTGTCGGGATGGTCATACAGGATCAACAGCCAATCGCACTTGAGCAACCGATTTACGAGCAACCACCTTATATAGCATTAGCTATTAACAAAGAGGAAAAGTTACCCTTATATGTCCAACGATATGAATGGTCATTTATCGACCTTACAACTGGTGAGGAAAAGAACATTGAACACGAAACACCGTTGTCCAATATACAAGCCTCCTTTGATGAAGCTGTTACGCTCCGAAAGCCAGACAAAGTTAAACTGATAGCGGATGGGTTAGACATACTGCACAGTGAAATCGTGTTTTTGGATGAGCAAATGAATGAGGTTGTAAAGATTATTAATGAAGATGGTACATATCCATCAGGTACGTATTATATGCAAGCAAAAGTCCAGTTTGAACAAGGTACAGCTGTCTATGTCGATACAGTTAGATTTAAGTAG
- a CDS encoding S66 family peptidase: protein MIKYPFLEERTTIGVTAPSSGVPTELHELLKTACSRMETKGYKVIIGDTAWTQDMAKSAPAKKRAEEFNKMMVNDDIHFIIPPWGGELLIETLEYIDFENIQTKWVLGYSDISLLLLAITLKTGIATAHGTNLVDLRGEYSDDTTAMWQPVLSLKKGGSILQRSSEQYQKEWQFDKLTPYVFNFTEKTKWKSISNKSVKIQGRLLGGCIDTIRHLIGTKFGDVHNFKENYIKGESVIWFLENCDLSTTDLRRSLVQMKLSGWFNDCSGIMFGRSPANTPVGNYTVEEVYKELSEELQIPIIYDIDCGHVPPQMTLINGAYAEVESYSGKGEILQYFK, encoded by the coding sequence ATGATAAAATATCCATTTTTAGAAGAAAGGACAACAATAGGAGTTACGGCACCTTCTTCTGGTGTACCCACTGAACTACATGAATTATTGAAAACTGCATGTAGTCGTATGGAAACGAAAGGTTATAAGGTCATCATTGGAGATACTGCTTGGACTCAAGATATGGCAAAATCTGCACCAGCTAAAAAGCGTGCAGAAGAGTTTAATAAAATGATGGTCAATGATGATATCCATTTTATTATTCCTCCTTGGGGTGGGGAACTGCTTATTGAAACGCTTGAATATATTGACTTCGAAAATATTCAAACCAAATGGGTATTAGGATACTCAGATATTAGTCTTTTATTGTTGGCAATCACATTAAAAACAGGTATAGCTACTGCACATGGAACGAATTTAGTAGATTTAAGAGGAGAGTATTCTGATGATACTACTGCTATGTGGCAGCCGGTTTTATCACTAAAAAAGGGTGGATCAATACTACAACGTTCATCAGAACAATATCAAAAGGAATGGCAGTTTGATAAACTAACTCCATATGTTTTTAATTTTACAGAAAAAACTAAATGGAAATCGATTTCAAATAAAAGCGTTAAAATACAGGGGCGCTTACTCGGTGGATGTATTGATACTATCAGACATTTAATCGGGACAAAATTTGGGGATGTTCACAACTTTAAAGAAAATTATATTAAAGGTGAATCTGTTATATGGTTTCTTGAAAATTGTGACTTATCAACTACTGATTTACGTAGGTCCCTCGTACAAATGAAATTGTCTGGATGGTTTAATGATTGTTCAGGTATTATGTTTGGTAGAAGTCCAGCAAATACCCCTGTTGGAAATTATACAGTTGAAGAAGTTTATAAGGAGCTTTCTGAGGAGCTTCAAATACCTATTATATATGACATTGATTGTGGACATGTTCCCCCACAAATGACATTAATAAACGGAGCATATGCTGAAGTGGAATCGTATAGTGGAAAAGGAGAAATTTTACAATATTTCAAATAA